A region of Vespula vulgaris chromosome 1, iyVesVulg1.1, whole genome shotgun sequence DNA encodes the following proteins:
- the LOC127067965 gene encoding RING finger protein unkempt homolog isoform X10, with product MCVHDTDTRGFCVKNGPHCAFAHGNHDLRPPVYDIKEIQALENPDTDPNSSSNGPNILDKERNLMNEDPKWQDTNYVLSNYKTEPCKRPPRLCRQGYACPQYHNSKDKRRSPRKYKYRSTPCPNVKHGEEWGEPGNCEQGDACTYCHTRTEQQFHPEIYKSTKCNDVQQAGYCPRGVFCAFAHVDRECTLINLLPTEEMSLARDMAVPIDCGTNLADILNNALPPDKRSHDKDKPLSDSSNGSGEVSESASTSSLGSNSSHSKAPGAQLHNSSSNNAVNVSAQQKLTSILYNPSSLLQAGEIRKQMVAIDSDPLLTKAEKAQQKQSLFITYNLNGTLGSHSLATTVSPLSNSFYPNDTVESVVGNALDELHLDDPLNLVESIHRDTNSPISNSISAGLASSGLLGSSAPVNIPGMTERSVLTNFSPSTSSPLQQLQSAGFLTGHRFSHQDSIESTMPFMNQVSDPFSNHISQLSSSASKLSGFNSSLFDFASQGMSPSRTQPLPASPLVSAFSISPSNTGSLSEVQRLREELTSSRAQLATWDERINQARAACAAWQLESEEAKRKASIAEQQRDEALLQVKALRVENEAASGGPYLHTLRRTSELRSLSIATLKSIQSQLRSDLEEIEKVLYRETAAKCMVCEEQNRTVTLSPCNHYVVCSTCAPNQRECPYCQTPVVSTS from the exons ATGTGTGTTCATGATACGGACACACGTGGGTTTTGTGTTAAAAATGGACCTCACTGTGCCTTTGCGCATGGCAATCATGATCTACGACCACCTGTGTATGATATCAAAGAAATACAGGCATTGGAAAATCCAGATACAGATCCTAATTCTTCGTCCAATGGTCCAAACATCCTTGATAAGGAACGAAACTTGATGAATGAAGATCCAAAATGGCAGGACACGAATTATGTACTTAGTAATTATAAAACAGAACCGTGTAAACGACCTCCAAGACTTTGTCGTCAAGGCTATGCTTGTCCACAATACCATAACAGTAAGGATAAAAGACGTAGTCCacgaaaatacaaatatag atcAACGCCATGTCCAAATGTAAAGCATGGAGAAGAATGGGGTGAACCAGGAAACTGTGAACAAGGAGATGCCTGCACATATTGTCATACCCGTACAGAGCAACAATTCCATCCTGAAATTTACAAATCAACTAAATGCAATGATGTACAACAGGCTGGTTATTGTCCACGTGGAGTCTTCTGTGCATTTGCGCATGTTGACCGTGAGTGTACCCTCATCAATC TATTGCCAACAGAAGAAATGAGTCTGGCGAGGGACATGGCGGTACCTATAGATTGCGGCACAAATTTAGCAGATATACTCAATAATGCTTTACCACCTGATAAGCGCAGTCATGACAAGGATAAACCTCTTAGCGATAGCAGT AACGGAAGTGGTGAAGTATCTGAATCTGCGAGTACTAGTAGTCTTGGTAGTAATAGTTCACATAGTAAAGCTCCTGGTGCTCAACTTCATAATTCCAGTTCTAACAATGCTGTGAATGTTTCTGCCCAACAGAAACTTACTAGTATACTTTACAATCCTAGTTCTCTTTTACAAGCT ggtgaaataagaaaacaaatggTGGCTATAGATAGTGATCCATTATTAACAAAAGCAGAAAAGGCTCAACAAAAGCAAAGTCTGTTTATCACCTATAATTTAAATGGAACCTTAGGAAGTCATTCATTGGCAACAACTGTATCACCATTATCCAATTCATTTTATCCAAACGACACTGTTGAATCTGTAGTAG gaAACGCATTAGATGAATTACATTTAGACGATCCACTAAATTTAGTAGAATCAATTCATAGGGATACTAATTCACCAATTAGTAATTCTATATCAGCGGGTTTAGCAAGTTCAGGATTACTTGGTAGTTCAGCTCCAGTAAATATCCCTGGGATGACAGAACGATCTGTTCTGACAAATTTTTCTCCATCTACTTCAAGTCCCCTTCAGCAATTACAATCAGCCGGTTTTCTTACTGGACACAGATTTTCACATCAAGATTCCATAGAATCG ACAATGCCATTTATGAATCAAGTTTCAGACCCATTTAGCAATCACATTTCTCAACTTAGTAGTTCAGCTTCTAAGCTTAGTGGATTTAATAGTAGCCTATTTGACTTTGCAAGCCAAGGAATGTCACCATCTCGTACGCAACCTCTCCCAGCATCTCCACTGGTTAGTGCATTCTCCATTAGTCCAAGTAACACAGGATCTTTATCCGAG GTGCAAAGACTCAGAGAAGAATTGACTTCAAGTCGTGCTCAATTGGCAACGTGGGATGAACGAATCAATCAAGCTAGGGCAGCTTGTGCAGCATGGCAATTAGAAAGTGAAGAAGCTAAAAGAAAAGCAAGTATTGCTGAACAACAAAGAGATGAg gCTTTATTACAAGTAAAAGCACTACGTGTTGAAAATGAAGCAGCTAGTGGAGGCCCATATTTGCATACGTTAAGAAGAACAAGCGAACTCAGATCACTTTCAATCGCAACATTAAAATCAATTCAATCGCAACTTCGTTCGGATcttgaagaaatagaaaag GTGCTGTACAGAGAAACGGCAGCAAAATGCATGGTTTGTGAAGAACAAAATCGCACTGTCACTCTCTCGCCCTGTAATCACTACGTGGTCTGTTCAACGTGCGCTCCAAATCAGCGTGAGTGCCCGTATTGCCAGACTCCGGTTGTCTCTACAAGTTAG
- the LOC127067965 gene encoding RING finger protein unkempt homolog isoform X1: MKSDSKPLLTAQAEKANHYTYLKEFRVEQCPLFIQRKCTQHRPFTCFNWHFMNQRRRRPVRKRDRTFNYSADNYCTKYDETTGICPDGDECPFLHRTAGDTERRYHLRYYKTCMCVHDTDTRGFCVKNGPHCAFAHGNHDLRPPVYDIKEIQALENPDTDPNSSSNGPNILDKERNLMNEDPKWQDTNYVLSNYKTEPCKRPPRLCRQGYACPQYHNSKDKRRSPRKYKYRSTPCPNVKHGEEWGEPGNCEQGDACTYCHTRTEQQFHPEIYKSTKCNDVQQAGYCPRGVFCAFAHVDRECTLINLLPTEEMSLARDMAVPIDCGTNLADILNNALPPDKRSHDKDKPLSDSSNGSGEVSESASTSSLGSNSSHSKAPGAQLHNSSSNNAVNVSAQQKLTSILYNPSSLLQAGEIRKQMVAIDSDPLLTKAEKAQQKQSLFITYNLNGTLGSHSLATTVSPLSNSFYPNDTVESVVGNALDELHLDDPLNLVESIHRDTNSPISNSISAGLASSGLLGSSAPVNIPGMTERSVLTNFSPSTSSPLQQLQSAGFLTGHRFSHQDSIESTMPFMNQVSDPFSNHISQLSSSASKLSGFNSSLFDFASQGMSPSRTQPLPASPLVSAFSISPSNTGSLSEVQRLREELTSSRAQLATWDERINQARAACAAWQLESEEAKRKASIAEQQRDEALLQVKALRVENEAASGGPYLHTLRRTSELRSLSIATLKSIQSQLRSDLEEIEKVLYRETAAKCMVCEEQNRTVTLSPCNHYVVCSTCAPNQRECPYCQTPVVSTS; this comes from the exons ATGAAGTCCGACTCTAAACCTTTGTTGACAGCTCAAGCGGAAAAGGCGAATCATTACAC ATACTTGAAGGAATTTCGCGTCGAACAATGTCCCCTCTTTATACAGCGCAAATGTACACAGCACCGTCCCTTCACGTGCTTCAACTGGCACTTTATGAACCAGCGGAGGCGCAGACCGGTGAGAAAGAGGGACCGCACCTTCAACTATAGTGCTGATAATTATTGTACCAAGTACGACGAGACCACCGGTATATGCCCGGACGGAGATGA GTGCCCATTTTTACATCGTACTGCTGGCGACACTGAGAGACGTTACCATCTGCGTTATTACAAAACATGCATGTGTGTTCATGATACGGACACACGTGGGTTTTGTGTTAAAAATGGACCTCACTGTGCCTTTGCGCATGGCAATCATGATCTACGACCACCTGTGTATGATATCAAAGAAATACAGGCATTGGAAAATCCAGATACAGATCCTAATTCTTCGTCCAATGGTCCAAACATCCTTGATAAGGAACGAAACTTGATGAATGAAGATCCAAAATGGCAGGACACGAATTATGTACTTAGTAATTATAAAACAGAACCGTGTAAACGACCTCCAAGACTTTGTCGTCAAGGCTATGCTTGTCCACAATACCATAACAGTAAGGATAAAAGACGTAGTCCacgaaaatacaaatatag atcAACGCCATGTCCAAATGTAAAGCATGGAGAAGAATGGGGTGAACCAGGAAACTGTGAACAAGGAGATGCCTGCACATATTGTCATACCCGTACAGAGCAACAATTCCATCCTGAAATTTACAAATCAACTAAATGCAATGATGTACAACAGGCTGGTTATTGTCCACGTGGAGTCTTCTGTGCATTTGCGCATGTTGACCGTGAGTGTACCCTCATCAATC TATTGCCAACAGAAGAAATGAGTCTGGCGAGGGACATGGCGGTACCTATAGATTGCGGCACAAATTTAGCAGATATACTCAATAATGCTTTACCACCTGATAAGCGCAGTCATGACAAGGATAAACCTCTTAGCGATAGCAGT AACGGAAGTGGTGAAGTATCTGAATCTGCGAGTACTAGTAGTCTTGGTAGTAATAGTTCACATAGTAAAGCTCCTGGTGCTCAACTTCATAATTCCAGTTCTAACAATGCTGTGAATGTTTCTGCCCAACAGAAACTTACTAGTATACTTTACAATCCTAGTTCTCTTTTACAAGCT ggtgaaataagaaaacaaatggTGGCTATAGATAGTGATCCATTATTAACAAAAGCAGAAAAGGCTCAACAAAAGCAAAGTCTGTTTATCACCTATAATTTAAATGGAACCTTAGGAAGTCATTCATTGGCAACAACTGTATCACCATTATCCAATTCATTTTATCCAAACGACACTGTTGAATCTGTAGTAG gaAACGCATTAGATGAATTACATTTAGACGATCCACTAAATTTAGTAGAATCAATTCATAGGGATACTAATTCACCAATTAGTAATTCTATATCAGCGGGTTTAGCAAGTTCAGGATTACTTGGTAGTTCAGCTCCAGTAAATATCCCTGGGATGACAGAACGATCTGTTCTGACAAATTTTTCTCCATCTACTTCAAGTCCCCTTCAGCAATTACAATCAGCCGGTTTTCTTACTGGACACAGATTTTCACATCAAGATTCCATAGAATCG ACAATGCCATTTATGAATCAAGTTTCAGACCCATTTAGCAATCACATTTCTCAACTTAGTAGTTCAGCTTCTAAGCTTAGTGGATTTAATAGTAGCCTATTTGACTTTGCAAGCCAAGGAATGTCACCATCTCGTACGCAACCTCTCCCAGCATCTCCACTGGTTAGTGCATTCTCCATTAGTCCAAGTAACACAGGATCTTTATCCGAG GTGCAAAGACTCAGAGAAGAATTGACTTCAAGTCGTGCTCAATTGGCAACGTGGGATGAACGAATCAATCAAGCTAGGGCAGCTTGTGCAGCATGGCAATTAGAAAGTGAAGAAGCTAAAAGAAAAGCAAGTATTGCTGAACAACAAAGAGATGAg gCTTTATTACAAGTAAAAGCACTACGTGTTGAAAATGAAGCAGCTAGTGGAGGCCCATATTTGCATACGTTAAGAAGAACAAGCGAACTCAGATCACTTTCAATCGCAACATTAAAATCAATTCAATCGCAACTTCGTTCGGATcttgaagaaatagaaaag GTGCTGTACAGAGAAACGGCAGCAAAATGCATGGTTTGTGAAGAACAAAATCGCACTGTCACTCTCTCGCCCTGTAATCACTACGTGGTCTGTTCAACGTGCGCTCCAAATCAGCGTGAGTGCCCGTATTGCCAGACTCCGGTTGTCTCTACAAGTTAG